The following coding sequences are from one Humulus lupulus chromosome X, drHumLupu1.1, whole genome shotgun sequence window:
- the LOC133803339 gene encoding AT-hook motif nuclear-localized protein 23-like codes for MAGLDLGSASRFAQQLQRPELHLQFPPDSDNHHHDINRNGHFNADHDDDDDDNNNSGPHSGGGFDLISGHHQNSGDMASRRPRGRPPGSKNKPKPPVIITRESANTLRAHILEVGSGCDVFDSVATYARKRQRGICVLSGSGTVTNVTLRQPAAAGAVVTLHGRFEILSLSGSFLPPPAPPGATSLTVFLAGGQGQVVGGNVVGALIAAGPVIVIASSFTNVAYERLPLEEEEVPLQMQQQVPQSSSGGGGGGGSGGGGGSASGVTNNPFPDPSAAGLPFFNLPMNNMPQLPADGWTGNSNSGRQPY; via the coding sequence ATGGCTGGCTTAGACTTAGGCTCAGCTTCTCGCTTTGCTCAGCAGCTTCAACGACCCGAACTTCACCTCCAATTCCCACCGGATTCCGATAATCACCACCATGATATCAACCGCAACGGTCACTTCAACGCCGATCACGACGACGATGACGACGACAACAACAACTCCGGACCCCACTCGGGTGGGGGCTTTGATCTCATATCGGGACATCATCAAAACTCCGGCGATATGGCCTCACGCCGCCCCAGAGGCCGACCACCTGGCTCCAAGAACAAGCCAAAGCCGCCGGTGATCATCACAAGGGAGAGCGCAAACACTCTCCGGGCCCACATCTTGGAGGTCGGAAGCGGCTGCGACGTCTTTGACTCGGTCGCCACCTATGCCCGGAAGCGGCAGCGTGGGATCTGTGTCCTCAGCGGAAGCGGCACCGTTACCAACGTCACGCTTCGGCAGCCCGCTGCAGCTGGAGCCGTGGTGACCCTCCACGGAAGGTTCGAGATACTTTCCCTTTCAGGATCGTTCTTGCCTCCGCCTGCACCACCGGGTGCCACCAGCCTCACCGTATTCTTGGCCGGTGGACAAGGTCAGGTGGTCGGTGGGAATGTTGTTGGAGCCCTAATTGCAGCCGGTCCGGTCATTGTGATAGCTTCCTCTTTCACGAACGTGGCTTACGAGAGATTGCCGTTGGAAGAGGAGGAGGTACCACTTCAGATGCAGCAGCAAGTACCACAGTCCTCCAGCGGAGGCGGCGGAGGAGGTGGAAGTGGTGGCGGTGGTGGCAGTGCCAGTGGAGTGACTAATAACCCTTTTCCGGACCCATCAGCGGCCGGCCTACCTTTCTTCAACCTACCGATGAATAACATGCCTCAACTGCCGGCTGACGGTTGGACCGGAAACTCAAATTCCGGACGGCAGCCTTATTGA